The Natrarchaeobius halalkaliphilus DNA segment ACGTCCGTTTAAATCACGTGTCGTATGCGGAAAAGTGGGCCGCCAAAGGGACTCATCGCGTATCTCGTCTTCGAGCTACTCGAGGAGAAACCGCGCTACGGCTACGAAATCTTAAAAGAGATCGAGGAGATCAGCGGCGGCCACTGGGAACCCTCGTACGGATCGGTCTATCCGATCCTGTACAAGTTCGAAGAGAAGGGATGGGCGAAACGGATCGAGCGCGAGGACGAACCCGATCGCAAGTACTTCGAGGTGACCGACGCCGGACTCGAGGAACTCAGCGACCGTCGCGAGAAGGGGTCTGAGAAGGCCGAGGACTTCGCGGACGTGATCCTCGGTTTCTTTCACGTCTACGCCGCGTTTGCGACCGACGACCGTTTCCAGATCCCCGAACTCGAGGGCGAGTGGCGTTTCGACGAGGCGTTCAGCGAGTGGATCGTCGAGCAGCTGGCTCGCCACCACGAACACTACTTCGAGACCGCGTTCGAGCGCGTCGAAGCGACGCCCGAGGAGTTCTCCCGGCGCCACGGAATCGATGAAAACGACGATCAGGCCACGTGAACCGGTTCACGACGATCGCAGATCGAGGCCCCGCTTGTCTGGGCCGTCATGAGTGTCTCCCGCCCAGTCTTCCGTGGCCGTCGTCAAACAGGCTCTGGACCGCTTCTGTTGTCGTCCGTCGACGATTCGACTTCGTGTGTTGTCTGCCGATCGACTCGTCTCCGTGAGTAGATGTTCGTCACCGCCGAGCCGATCACTGGGTCGGCCCCCGACGCGTCGTTGCTCAGCCGGCGAGTAGTCCCGGCGCGAACAACATCGCGAGGAAGCTTATCAGCATCGCCACACCGACCGTCGTCGTGACCACGCGGACCATCCCGCGAGTCGCATCGATCGGGAGACGCGAGACCACGGCTTCGGTGCTGGTCCGAAGGATGTGACCGCCGTCGAGCGGGAACGCCGGAATGCAGTTGAAAAAGCCGAGCTGGAGGTTGATCCAGCCGGTCCAAAACAGCAGGTTCGCGATCGCGAAAACGGTCCAGTCACCGAAGGCGGCGAGCGAACCCTCGACCTGATAGAAGTTCTCGATACCGCCGGCAAAGCCGGCGAAGTTGTAGGGCAACACCTCGAGAACGCCGGCGATCGGAAGCAACACTGCAAAGCCGATCTTGCCGAGGAAGGAGTCGGTGAACGCACCGACGTCTTCGTCCGTTTCACCGCCGAGCACCGAGAGGTACGCCTCGGCGGGATAGAGCTGGACGCCGAACGTCTCGGCCGAAAAGCCAGAGATTCCCGATACGGCGTAGAACCCGACCGTGCCACCGCCGGTCACCTGGCTCCGGTCCCCGAGCGTGACGTCGTACTCGACGCGTTCGCCATCGAGGTAGCCGGCGACGGTAACCTCGTCGCCGGGGTCGGTCGTTCCCAGCCGCTCATTCAGAGCCTGCTGTGAGGGGGTGCGTTCGCCGTCGAATGAGGTGATGACGAAGTGTTCGTTGGCCGGCGCGTCGCTTTCGACGAGCGGACCGTCGTCAGCGATTTCGACGAGCGCGCCGATCGGAACCTCGCGTTCGTCGATCCCGTCGTCCGTTTCGACCGTGAGCGTCGCCGTCTCGCTCTCTCCGACGGCCTCGAGGAGTTCGGTTTCGGTGGCGATCTCCTGATCTCCGACGGCGATGATTTTGTCGCCCGCATCAAGGCCCGTGATGTCGTCACCGATCGCCGCGGTGACGAGCAACGATCGATCGACCTCGATCGTCTCCTCGCCGTTGAGTTCGACCGTGAGCTGATTGCCGTCGGCCGCCTCGACTCGGTCGGTGAGGGCGTCGTTGTCCTCGACGGACTCTCCGTTGATCGCGGTGATTCGGTCGTTGGGTTCGATGCCGGCCGACGCCGCAGGCGAGTCGGGCGCGACTCCGCCGACGGCAGCACCGGGCGCAACGGCGATCGAGCCGATGACGGGACCGAACAGGAGCGCAAAGACGACGATCGTGATCGCGAAGTTGTTCGTCACTCCGGCAGCGAACATTCGGGTCTGGCCGCCTCGAGAGGCGTTTCTGCTGCTTTCCTGTTCGGGTTCGACGAAGGCCCCGATCGGGATGATCGCGAGCATCGCGACGCCCATCGACTCGATGTCGATGTCCTCGACGCGACAGAGGAGCCCGTGGCCCCCTTCGTGAACGACGAGCCCGACCAGCAACCCGAATACGATTCCCGGCGTCGCAGAGAGCGGGAGGAAGTCGTTGACGCCGGGAATCACGAGCACGTTTCGGGGTTGCTGGACGGAGGACGTCGGCTGTGGCGAGGTGAGCGCGCCGATCGCCGCAAAGAGTAAGAAGACGAACATCGCCACCATCACGACGAGCGCGATGCCGATACCGAGATTCGCCCAGGCTCGCCAGAACCGTTTGGGACCGGAGAGCCAGTCGAGAAACGCGCGCCCGCGCTTGGTGTGAAACGTCAGGATCGGCCCCTGCGCACCGATAAACGCCGGGAGCAGGTTCGTGCTCTTGAGGAGGATGATCCCGAACCAGTAGACGAAGAGACCGACGAGGACCCAGGTCAGGAGCTCCGAACCGAAGAGTTCGGGGGGCGAAACGAAAGCGGGGGAACCGTAAACCATCAGTCGGTACTCGGAGCGGCGTTCTCAAATGGCTTTTGTCTGGACACGGACCGGCGGCTCGTCCGTCGAGTCTCACCGCTCGCGCCGGAGCCGTGCGACGACGAACTCCCGGTCGACGTTCGCGAGGAACGGGCCGAGTTTCGGACCCTGTCGCTCGTCGAAAAAGAGCCGATAGCCGGCCGCGAAGAACTCGCCGGTTTCGACGTCGTGGCGTCTCGCACTCTCGTAGATCTCTCCCTGAATCTCCTCGGGCCCGTGGCCTTCCTCGACGAAGTCCGCAAGGTCCTCGAGTGCCGCCTCGGTCGCGGCGTCGAAGTCGTGGTCCGGAACCGCCGCGCGCTTGAGTTCGTAGTCGAACTCGTTTTCGGTGCGCCGGGCCCAGTTTCGGGCCTGCTCGACGCGCTCGAGCGCCTCTTCGACCGCCCACTCGGGCGCGTCGTCGGGAACGTGACCCTCCCGACGGGCTATCTCCTCGCGCAGGTCGGGGTCGTCGGTCATCCCGAGGACCGCCGCAAAGGTATACGGAAGGCGGATGCGCCGTTCTCGTGGCTCGTCGACGATGAGCGGATAGACTCGCTTTGCGAAGGCCACCTCGTCCTCGTCGGCGTCGATCTCGTCGAAGTAAATCTCTTCGAGTCGATCGAACTCGTCGACCAGCTGATCGAGGCGTTCGATGCTGAAGTCCCGAGCTTTCGAGGGATCCTTGACGAAGAAATACCGCAACACCTCGGGTTCGATCAGCTCGAGGACGTCCGAGACGAGGATGACGTTACCCGCCGAGGACGAAAAGGGCTCTCCATCGAGGGTGAACCACTCGTAGACCATCGGCACGGGCGGTTCGATCTCGAGGACGTTGCGGGCGACGTCGTCGCCGCTCGGCCAGGAGCCCTCGGCGTGATCCTTGCCGAAGGGTTCGAAGTCGACGCCCAGCTGCTGCCACTGGCCGGGCCACTCGAAGCGCCAGGGCATCTTCCCCTCTCGGACGGTGGCGCTGCCCTCGTGACCGCAGCCGTCGATGGTCCGATCGCCGGCGTCCATGTCGGTACACCGGTAGGACACGGTCGCCGGCTCGGCGTCTAGATCGACGCCCGTGACGGTCTCGGTGATCTTCCCACACTCCGCACAGATCGGATTGAACGGGACGTAGTCGTCGTCGACTTTGTCCTGGTAGGCCGCCAGAACGTCGCGTGCACGGTCGCGGTTCTCCAGGACGTGGCGAGTAACGTCATCGAACTCGCCGCGCTCGTATAACTCCGTGTTCGAGACGAGGTCGATCGGGACGTCGACGGCGTCGGCGCTGTCCGCAATGATTCTCGAGAAGTGGTCGCCGTAGGAGTCACAGCAGCCGAACGGGTCGGGAATGTCGGTGTACGGCGCGCCGAGATTACGTCCGAGTGCGCCCGCGTCGACGTCACCCAGATCGACGAGGGCTCCCTCGAGGTCACAGAGCGTCCGCGGGAGTTTGCGAAGCGGATCACGATCGTCCGCGGTGAACACCTGGCGCACCTCGTGGCCGCGCTCGCGCAGGACCTCGGCGACGTAGTAACCGCGCAACAGTTCGTTGACGTTGCCGAGGTGAGGGACTCCCGACGGCGAGATGCCGCCTTTGACGACGATCGGTTCGTCCGGATCGCGCGCCTCGACTCGGTCTGCGACGGCGTCGGCCCAGAACGCGTGGTGTTCGTCGTCCTCGCGCTGGAGTGTGTACGGGCTCGACTCGTCGCCTGGTTCCGATTCCGCGACCGCACGTCCGCCCTCGCTGTTCGTCTCGGTGTCCGGTTCGTCGCTCATCGCTCGTGTTCCGCCCAGTACGTCGGCTCTTCACCGACACCGGCGGGGATGACGTCGGTACCGTCGTGTTCGCCGTACCGGACCGCTCGGGCGATTCTGTCGGAATCCGTTCCGTCGAGGACGATCGTCCGCATCCCCGACCGCTCGATGATCTTCGCCGCGAGCAGGTCGACTGGAGCCGACGCGCCGGCGTTCATCTCGAGGCCGGCGATGACGTCGACGAGTTCGGCGGCCGAGAGTCGGTCGTACTTGGTCGCGCTCTCGTCCTCGTTGGGGTCGGCGCTGTAGACCCCCGGAACGCTGGTCGCGTAGACGAGTAGGTCGGCGTCGACGTACTCCGCGAGGGCCGCACCGACGGCGTCGGTCGTCTGAGCGGGAGCGACGCCGCCCATGACGGAGACGTTTCCCTGACGGAGCGCGTCGCCGGCTTCCTCGTAATCGAGTGCCGGCGCCGTGACGGACTCTTCACCGAGTGCGGCGATGAGGAGCCGAGCGTTGAGTCGGGTAACGTCGATCCCGAGCTGATCGAGTTCGATTTCGTTGGCCCCGAGGTCGCGCGCGGCACCGATATACTCCCGCGCGACACCGCCACCGCCGACGACTGCGCCGACGCGACAGCCGTCCGAAACGAGGTTTTCGACGACGGCAGCGTGCTCGGCCACCCGATGAGCGCCGGGCTCGGGGACGAGTACGCTTCCGCCGATGGAGACGACCACTTTCATGCTAATCCGGTGTAACCGGGTTGCTATCTTAAGAGTTGCCAACTGTCCGGCACTCGCCACGGCGTGACACTTGAAAGCGGTGCTGGTCGGTCCGGCGGCGACAGCTACAAAGTGCAACCCGGCCTTGTCACGTACATGCACGTACTCGGTATCGTCGGTCACGACGCACGAGACGAGACGCTCGAGACCGTCGTCGATCAGGCGGTCGAACGGCTTTCGGGGGCGGGACGCGTCGGCGTCGTCAGATACGACGCGACTATTGCGGACGGAATGACCGCCAGCGAGACGATTACGGTCGGCGGAGACGTTACCTACGAACTCGGAGCGGACGGCGACTGGACTGCGACCGGAACGGGGCTCTCCGTCGACGACGCACTCGATCGGCTGGCGCTCGACTGCGAGTACGCCGTCGTCGTCGGCGTCCGCCCTCTGCAGTATCCCTCGGTCGTCGTGGGATCGGGACGGACCGGAGAGGACAGCCTCGACGTCGAGTCGGATCACGTCATCGCTACCGTCGAGACAGCGGCCGAACTCGCGGATATCGACCTCGCGACAGAACTCGAGCGCGTCGACCCCTACGAAACGCTCGAGTCACTCGTCGCTCGCGTCAAACGGTCTCCTCTGGCCGACCGGTCCGGCGCGATCGCGACCTTTACCGGTCGAGTGCGCGCGAAAGACGCCGAGGACGACGATCGGACGCAGTACCTCGAGTTCGAGAAGTACGAGGGCGTCGCCGATGAACGAATGAACGCACTCGAGGTCGACCTCGAAAAGCGAGACGGCGTGCTCTCAGTCGAACTCTACCACCGAACCGGCGTCATCGAGGACGGCGAGGATATCGTCTTCGTCGTCGTCCTCGCGGGCCACCGCGAGGAAGCGTTCCGGACCGTCGAAGACGGAATCAACCGGCTGAAAGACGAGGTTCCGCTCTTCAAGAAGGAAGTGACGATCGAAGACGAGTTCTGGGTTCACGAACAACGTTGATGGTCCGCGGCTAAGATGGACGATAGCACCCTCATCGTTTCCGCTCCCCAGCGATAGAATACAGTGACTATCCGTCCATCGAGAAGTACTATCTCGTCCGTATGATCGCACCGAGATAATGAGTTAGCGCCCGTCGTAAAACGTTTAACAGATTCTAGAGGAGTAGTAAATGAGTGAATAAACGCGGCTAAAAGATTCATTACCGATCAGATCAGTGAACACAATCGAATTTTAGCGAACCGTCCTCGACTTATAACATATACCCATCACAAGTGGTCGATGTCGATGAGTACAACAGCACAACCCTCCACGGAAAGCAAGGAACACCGTCTGAAACGCTACCTTCGCGACCGCGCCGAAGACGGAGAGCTGTACTTCAAAGGCAAGTTCATCGCCGACGAAGTCGGCATGTCTCCCAAGGAGATCGGCGCGCTCATGGTCAAACTCTCCGAGTCCGCGACCGAACTCGAGATCGAAAAGTGGTCCTACACGAGCGCAACGACGTGGCGCGTCGAATCCGCTTGAGGTTCCGAGACGCGACTCTCGAGCGGTCTCGTCACCGACGCGAACGCGTTCCCCGCACGGTTTCGTCTCCGCCGCTCGACGAAGGGGTGGGGGCTTCGGCATCGCTCGAGTCGCGTCGGTCCCCGTTTCGTCTCTCCTTCCGCCGTCCACACCCCGTTCCAGCGAACGTATATACGAGGGGACAGTGAGTCACGCACGATGGACGACGTCGATTCGTCCGGCTACAGCACGTCGACGCGAGCCCAGCCCCTCCAGAACGGACCGCCGCTCGAGCGGATCGAGTCGGTTTTTTCGGTGTACGAAACGCAGACCGAGGGTGAGACCGCTGGTTCGGACGAGGCGAGCCGGACGCTGGTCTACTACGGCGATCCACTGGTTCCACCGCAGGACGTGATGAGCGAGCTGTGGCCCGTGTTCCAGGAGGCCGGCTACGAACCGGAACTGACGACTCGACACGGCGAGTTCGTCCTGGTTGCCGAACCGAAACAGGTCGGCGTCGACGGGGTTCCCTGGACCAACGTCGTTCTGTTGTGTCTGACCGTCGCGTCGACGCTGTTTGCCGGGTCGATGTGGTATCACATCGATCCGATCGCCAATCCGACCGAGATGTGGCGCGCCTGGCCGTTTACCGTCGCGATCCTCGGCGTCCTGGGCGTTCACGAGATGGGACACTACGTGACGAGTCGGTACCACGACGTCGACGCCTCGCTTCCGTACTTCATCCCCGTGCCTACGCTCATCGGTACGATGGGTGCGGTGATCAAGATGAAAGGGCGAATGCCCGACCGGAAGGCACTGTTCGACATCGGCGTCGCCGGACCGCTCGCCGGTCTGGTCGCGACGATCGCAGTCACGGTCGTCGGGTTACACCTGCCGCCGGTGACCGCACCCGAATCCGTCGTTCAGGATCCCAACGCGATCCAGATACGGCTCGGCTACCCACCCTTGCTCGAGATGCTCGCGGCCGCGTTCGACCAGCCGCTGTACCGCGACGACCCGGCGACGGCGGTCAACCCGGTCGTCATCGGCGGCTGGGTCGGGATGTTCGTTACCTTTCTCAACCTTATCCCCGTCGGCCAGCTCGACGGCGGACACATCCTCCGGGCGATGGCCGGTGAGTTCCAGGAGACGATCGCGGCGCTCGTTCCGGGCGCGTTGTTCGGTCTGGCGGTCTATCTCTACTACGTCGGTGACCACGGCGGTAACTCAGTCCTCATCTGGGCGGTCTGGGGCGTCTTCACCGCCATCCTCGCCACCGTCGGCCCCGCACACCCGGTCCGCGACGACCGGTTGGGTCTCGGTCGGCTCCTCCTCGGCATCGTCACGTTCGGGCTCGGAATCCTCTGTTTCATGGCCGTTCCGATCGCGATCGTCGAATAGCGGCCTCCGTCTCTCAGCCGTGCGTGAATCCGCGATCCTCGAGCGCGTCGCCGTCTATCGTTATTCCGTCGCCGGGTTTGCGGACCGAACCGATCGTCGAAAGTGGGACGGCTGTCGCCGCTCGAACGGCCTCGAGTGCGTCTTCGGGAACGGTTGCCACGAGCTCGAAATCCTCCCCGAACGTCGTTGCGCGCTCGAGCGCTTCGTCGTCGTCGGCTGAGACCTCGAACAACGCATCGTCGATCGGGACGTCCCCAGCGTCCACCGCGAACCCGCAGTCGCTTGCCTCCGAAAGCTGGTGGAGCGAGCGCGCGAGCCCGTCGCTCGAGTCCATCATTGCGGTCGCGTGCGCTCCGAGTGCAAGGCCGGCGTCGACACGCGGCTCGAACCGGAACAGCTCGTTCGCCCGTTCACGGAGGCGGTCGGCGTCGGCAGCCGAGTCGGTTTCGGACGCACGATCGAACAGCTCGAGTGCGGCGGCGCTTCGTCCGAGCGTTCCCGTGACACAGAGGCGGTCGCCGGGACGGGCACCGCCTCGGAGGACGGGGTCGTCCGTCCGTCCGAACGCGGTCGTCGTAACCGTAAACTCATCGTGACCGTCGAGATCGCCGCCGACGTACTCGGCACCGACGCGCTCGCAGACCTCGCGTGCGCCGCGTACGAACGCGAGCACCTCGTCACGGTCGAGCTCGGGAGCCGCGTAAACGGCGACCGCCGCTATCGCGGTCGCACCCATCGCGGCCACGTCCGATAGCGACGCACCGACGGCACGCCAACCCGCCGTATAGCGCGTCGTTCCGGACGGGAAATCCGTCCGCTCGTGGAGCATGTCCGTCGTTATCACGAGATCGTCGACGACCGCGGCGTCGTCGCCGGCGGCCTCGAGTTCGCGTTCCAGAAGCGCCAGTACGGCCCGTTCGTCCATACCTCTCGTTTCGTCTCGAGTGCGAAAAACGGTCCGGGACTGCGCTGTGCCGACGGCGACCGGTGGAAACGGAACGCCGACGCGGCTCGAGTGCGATACGATGGTCTTAAATGCCGCGGAAGGGAACCTGACCCCAATGGCTACGATGTACGACGTTCCGGCGGACGATCTCATCGAGGCGCTCGCTGAGGACCTCGGAGACCGACTCGACGAACCCGACTGGGCGCAGTTCGCAAAGACCGGCGTCGGTCGCGAACTGCCACCCCAACAGGAGGACTTCTGGGCGACGCGTGCGGCGAGTCTCCTGCGAAAGATCGCGGATCGCGGACCCGTCGGTGTCGAACGACTCGCAACCGAATACGGCAACGCGAAAAGCGGCTCGAACCGCTACCGCGTCGCGCCCGACCGACGGACCGACGGCTCGCGCAACGTGATCCGGACGATCCTCCAGCAACTCGAGGACGAGGACCTCGTCGAGACTGCAGAGGGCGAAGGACGGCGCATCACCCCGAACGGACGGAGCCTCCTCGACGATACCGCAGGCACCGTACTCGAGGACCTCGACCGTCCGGAACTCGAGCGCTACGCCTGAACGTCGGCCTCATCTCCCGCTTTTCGTCACGCGTTTCTCGAGAGCGATCAGTCGCCCGGCGTGAGCGTGGTCCGTAATCATTTTCCCCGCCGCCAAACAATCGAAGACGTATGAGCGACGCACCCGACGAGGAGAAACTCGAACAGCTTCGACAGCAGAAAATGGAGCAGCTACAGGAACAGGCGGAATCCGGACAGGGGGAGGGCTCCAAGGAGGCCGCCCAGCAGCAAGCGGACGCCCAGAAACAGGCGCTCTTGCGCCAGCACCTGACCGACGACGCGCGAAAGCGACTCAACACGGTCAAGATGAGCAAACCACAGTTCGGCCAGCAGGTCGAACAGCAGGTCATCGCGCTGGCCCGAAGCGGACGGATGCAGGGCAAAATCGACGACGACAAGATGAAACAGCTCTTGAAGGAGCTAAAGCCCGACTCGAAGAGTTTCGACATCAAGCGACGCTGATGGAGGTCGGACTGCTTTACAGCGGCGGCAAGGATTCGACGCTCGCGGCGCTCCTCCTCGAGGATTTCTACGACGTAACGCTCGTGACGGCCCAGTTCGGAATTAGCGACGACTGGAAACACGCCCGCGCGACCGCCGACGCGACCGGCTTCGCGTTCGAACGGCTCGAACTCGATGCGGAGGTGGCACACGAGGCCGTCGCGATGATCCGGGACGACGGCTTCCCTCGAAACGGTATCCAACACGTCCACCAGCACGCACTCGAACGAGCCGCAGCCGACGGGTTCGACGTCGTCGCGGACGGAACGCGACGGGACGATCGCGTGCCCACGGTTTCGAGGGCCCAAGCACAGAGTCTCGAGGACCGACACAGCGTCGATTACATCTCGCCGCTGTCGGGGTTCGGCCGCGGTGCCGTCGACCAGCTCGTCGACGCCCATCTCGAGGTAACGGTCGGGCCAAGCGAGGAGATCAGGCGAGCCGACTACGAGGCGGAGCTCCGGGCGCTCATCGTCGACGAGGACGGCCTCGACGCCGTCGGGGACTACTTTCCGGACCACGAACAGACCTACGTAACCGACGTTCGCTGATACGGATTGCTGTACCGGGTTACCGGTGCGACCGCGGGCGGTCGTGGTCGCACCGGTAACGACTGTTGATCTCCCGATCTCGTCGCTGCGAAATGCCTCCGCGTGTATTTCTCCACCGAGAGCTGATATATAGCTCGGAGGGGACAACCAGCGCGTTTATCCCGTCGGAGTAACATCGGATTACCGATGCAGCGACTGCACGCCCGATACCCGTTTCTCGAGGCGGCACGCGAGACCGTGGCGACCGAGGCGGTCGATCTGGCGACCGTCGTCGAGGACGATCGCGCGGTCGTCGACCGCGCCCGTCAACGAGTTATTACCGCACTCGAGGGGGAGGGTATCGGTGAGCCACACCGAACGACCCGGATCGAGTTGCTCTCCTATCCCGTTGCGCGCGTTCTCGTCTCGATGGTCGGGGAACGCATCCTCGTTCGACGGTACGCTCGCGGAGAGGCCGAAACCGCCTACGACCGGTTCAAAAACGACCGCGACGACACGACCGAACTGAAAAGCGTCGAAACGACGGCACTCGATCTCGCGGACCTCCGTGCCGAGTTCGAGATGGACGAAGCCGTTCGAAGCTCGTCGACGGAGAGCTACCGGATCGACGTCGGTACGTATCTTCCGCTTGCGGCGAACCTGTGGGGCGACGAGTGGTTGCTCGTCAATCAGCCGGTAGCCGATGGGGAGGTCCCGGTCAGCGAGGACGAACTGCTGGTGCTCCTCCGGGAGGCGATCCGGAACCGCATCGAGGACGGATTGCCGTTCGAGGTCCCCGAATCGATCGCGAGCGCGCTCGAGGACGACGCCGAGGAGATCAGACGAGCGCTGGCCGAACTCGATCTGACCCGCGAAATAGACACGGTCGTCCCCGACCTGTTCCCGCCGTGTATGAAGGCACTGCTCGACGATATCCAGAAGGGGGAACACCTCCCGCATCACTCCCGGTTCGCGATCACCGCGTTTCTGGCGAACATCGGCATGTCGACCGACGAGATCGTCGACCTCTATCGGGTAAACTCCTCGTTCGGTGAGGAGATGACTCGCTACCAGACCGACCACATCCGGGGCGATACGTCACCGACTGAGTACTCCTCGCCCTCGTGTGCGACGATGCAATCTTACGGCGACTGCGTGAACAAAGACGACCTCTGTGAGCGCATCCCTCATCCGATGGCCTACTACGAAGAGCGGATCGACGATGCCGAAGACGACGAACTCGAGGACTGGCGCGAAAGCGAGGGGGAGGAGGAAGGCGAACCTGCGGACGACTAACTCCGACGGATCATTTTTCCGGCGGCTCCTCGGAGAGTTCCGCAGCCTGCTGGCGGACGTCCTCGAGCGCTCGCTCCTGTTCGGACCGAGCGAGTCCGCCCGATTCGACGTGGCGCCCCTCGTACTGCCAGGACGGAATCGCGTTCCAGACGCTCGAGTCACCGTCGGCCGCCCGTTCGGCGTCCGATTGACGCTCTCGGTCGCCATCTGATCGGTCGGTCGAGCCGGCTTCGGACGCCGCCGCGGACCGTCGCCACAGGAGGACGACCGCGATGACCGCAAAAATCCCCATCACGCCCATCGCCGTCCGTCCGGGGAGGAACGCCGGCGTCCGGACGAAGAGGGACGAGCCCAGCAGGACGAGCGCGAGAAAGAGGGCCAGCTGGCGACGGGATGACGACTGCTCAGCGTTCGAACTCGAGCCGGCACTGCTCACGGGATATGTCGGTTGCGAGCAAGGAAAACGGTACCGGTAACGGCACTGATCGATCAGGCTGCGTTCTTCGCTTCGGTATCCTCGTCTTCGAGGCCGTCTCCGGGTTCGTTCAGCACGAATGCCAGCCCGATGCCGACGGCCGTCAGCAGGAGGATAAAGCCGACGATCGCACCGACGAGCATCTCCGCGCCATCGGGTGAGAGGACGCTGTTCTCCCCGCCGTAGGTTACGCCGATGTAGAACATGACACCCAGCATCACCAGTACGGCAGAGACGGCCACGATAATTTCGATGACCCGCTCGCGATCAAGCATTACTGAGACGGTTTCTCCGGCCGCATCAAAAACGCTTCGAAGCGCTCGAGTGAGACGGCGTCGATTCAGCGACGATAGTGGGTTCTCGCGGTGACGGAGGAAGCTACGTTCCGGTCATTCCCTGCTCGAGTTCGCGGAGCTGTTCGATCCGCCGTTCCGTCGGTGGATGCGTACTGAACAGTCTGCCGACGACGCCTGATCTGATCGGGATGATAAAGAAGGCGTTCATCTCGGCTTCTTCTCGCATGTCGTCTTTGGGGACTCGATCCATCTCCCCCGAGATTTTCATCAGGGCGGACGCCAGCGCTGCGGGGTTGCCGGTGATCGCGGCCGCACCGCGGTCGGCGGAGTACTCGCGATACCGCGAGAGCGCTCGAATAAGGAGATAGCTGATGATCCAGACGACGAGCGAGACGAGGATGGCGACGACGATTCCGCCACC contains these protein-coding regions:
- a CDS encoding PadR family transcriptional regulator encodes the protein MRKSGPPKGLIAYLVFELLEEKPRYGYEILKEIEEISGGHWEPSYGSVYPILYKFEEKGWAKRIEREDEPDRKYFEVTDAGLEELSDRREKGSEKAEDFADVILGFFHVYAAFATDDRFQIPELEGEWRFDEAFSEWIVEQLARHHEHYFETAFERVEATPEEFSRRHGIDENDDQAT
- a CDS encoding site-2 protease family protein codes for the protein MVYGSPAFVSPPELFGSELLTWVLVGLFVYWFGIILLKSTNLLPAFIGAQGPILTFHTKRGRAFLDWLSGPKRFWRAWANLGIGIALVVMVAMFVFLLFAAIGALTSPQPTSSVQQPRNVLVIPGVNDFLPLSATPGIVFGLLVGLVVHEGGHGLLCRVEDIDIESMGVAMLAIIPIGAFVEPEQESSRNASRGGQTRMFAAGVTNNFAITIVVFALLFGPVIGSIAVAPGAAVGGVAPDSPAASAGIEPNDRITAINGESVEDNDALTDRVEAADGNQLTVELNGEETIEVDRSLLVTAAIGDDITGLDAGDKIIAVGDQEIATETELLEAVGESETATLTVETDDGIDEREVPIGALVEIADDGPLVESDAPANEHFVITSFDGERTPSQQALNERLGTTDPGDEVTVAGYLDGERVEYDVTLGDRSQVTGGGTVGFYAVSGISGFSAETFGVQLYPAEAYLSVLGGETDEDVGAFTDSFLGKIGFAVLLPIAGVLEVLPYNFAGFAGGIENFYQVEGSLAAFGDWTVFAIANLLFWTGWINLQLGFFNCIPAFPLDGGHILRTSTEAVVSRLPIDATRGMVRVVTTTVGVAMLISFLAMLFAPGLLAG
- the lysS gene encoding lysine--tRNA ligase, with product MSDEPDTETNSEGGRAVAESEPGDESSPYTLQREDDEHHAFWADAVADRVEARDPDEPIVVKGGISPSGVPHLGNVNELLRGYYVAEVLRERGHEVRQVFTADDRDPLRKLPRTLCDLEGALVDLGDVDAGALGRNLGAPYTDIPDPFGCCDSYGDHFSRIIADSADAVDVPIDLVSNTELYERGEFDDVTRHVLENRDRARDVLAAYQDKVDDDYVPFNPICAECGKITETVTGVDLDAEPATVSYRCTDMDAGDRTIDGCGHEGSATVREGKMPWRFEWPGQWQQLGVDFEPFGKDHAEGSWPSGDDVARNVLEIEPPVPMVYEWFTLDGEPFSSSAGNVILVSDVLELIEPEVLRYFFVKDPSKARDFSIERLDQLVDEFDRLEEIYFDEIDADEDEVAFAKRVYPLIVDEPRERRIRLPYTFAAVLGMTDDPDLREEIARREGHVPDDAPEWAVEEALERVEQARNWARRTENEFDYELKRAAVPDHDFDAATEAALEDLADFVEEGHGPEEIQGEIYESARRHDVETGEFFAAGYRLFFDERQGPKLGPFLANVDREFVVARLRRER
- the pyrH gene encoding UMP kinase codes for the protein MKVVVSIGGSVLVPEPGAHRVAEHAAVVENLVSDGCRVGAVVGGGGVAREYIGAARDLGANEIELDQLGIDVTRLNARLLIAALGEESVTAPALDYEEAGDALRQGNVSVMGGVAPAQTTDAVGAALAEYVDADLLVYATSVPGVYSADPNEDESATKYDRLSAAELVDVIAGLEMNAGASAPVDLLAAKIIERSGMRTIVLDGTDSDRIARAVRYGEHDGTDVIPAGVGEEPTYWAEHER
- a CDS encoding molybdopterin synthase, yielding MHVLGIVGHDARDETLETVVDQAVERLSGAGRVGVVRYDATIADGMTASETITVGGDVTYELGADGDWTATGTGLSVDDALDRLALDCEYAVVVGVRPLQYPSVVVGSGRTGEDSLDVESDHVIATVETAAELADIDLATELERVDPYETLESLVARVKRSPLADRSGAIATFTGRVRAKDAEDDDRTQYLEFEKYEGVADERMNALEVDLEKRDGVLSVELYHRTGVIEDGEDIVFVVVLAGHREEAFRTVEDGINRLKDEVPLFKKEVTIEDEFWVHEQR
- a CDS encoding DUF7123 family protein; its protein translation is MSMSTTAQPSTESKEHRLKRYLRDRAEDGELYFKGKFIADEVGMSPKEIGALMVKLSESATELEIEKWSYTSATTWRVESA
- a CDS encoding site-2 protease family protein produces the protein MDDVDSSGYSTSTRAQPLQNGPPLERIESVFSVYETQTEGETAGSDEASRTLVYYGDPLVPPQDVMSELWPVFQEAGYEPELTTRHGEFVLVAEPKQVGVDGVPWTNVVLLCLTVASTLFAGSMWYHIDPIANPTEMWRAWPFTVAILGVLGVHEMGHYVTSRYHDVDASLPYFIPVPTLIGTMGAVIKMKGRMPDRKALFDIGVAGPLAGLVATIAVTVVGLHLPPVTAPESVVQDPNAIQIRLGYPPLLEMLAAAFDQPLYRDDPATAVNPVVIGGWVGMFVTFLNLIPVGQLDGGHILRAMAGEFQETIAALVPGALFGLAVYLYYVGDHGGNSVLIWAVWGVFTAILATVGPAHPVRDDRLGLGRLLLGIVTFGLGILCFMAVPIAIVE